In Bacillus toyonensis BCT-7112, a single window of DNA contains:
- a CDS encoding metallophosphoesterase, which yields MEKIKKLSIPNNARVIIISDIHGELNLLKELLHKVNFKNEDYLIINGDLCEKGSDSIGVVDYVMDLVESNLNVHVVEGNCEVLVDALLNENPGLINYLCTRKHSIFNEWLEQLHFSIQEDTSIQEVKEVLLSHFSKEINWLNKLPTAIETEDYIFVHAGLEDRVDWKETARKNAIAMPEFFNKSHRANKYVVVGHWPVVNYSEEAPSNNPVIDKEKKIIAIDGGNAIKEAGQLNAFIIQRKLTGDTFSYTYVDYFPIYEATAEFNADATMQGGVTYPYYYIEPVEKRRDYTICKQKETNKLLNVKNEYIRQRESGEYTVKTDISCAQIGVRKGDIVSLIDGSCAGYDLIKKNGVEGWIEKGILLEINKKESKILS from the coding sequence TTGGAGAAAATAAAGAAACTATCTATCCCTAATAATGCTAGAGTTATCATAATATCTGATATTCATGGAGAATTGAACCTTTTAAAAGAATTACTACATAAAGTTAACTTTAAGAATGAAGATTATTTAATTATTAATGGAGACCTTTGTGAGAAAGGAAGCGATAGCATCGGCGTAGTAGACTATGTAATGGATCTTGTAGAGAGTAATTTAAATGTTCACGTTGTTGAAGGGAATTGTGAAGTTTTAGTTGATGCTCTTCTAAATGAAAATCCAGGTCTCATTAATTATTTATGTACGAGAAAGCATTCGATTTTTAATGAATGGTTAGAACAATTACATTTTTCTATTCAGGAAGATACTTCAATTCAGGAAGTGAAGGAAGTACTGTTAAGTCACTTTTCAAAAGAAATAAATTGGCTAAATAAGCTGCCAACAGCGATTGAAACAGAAGATTATATTTTTGTACATGCTGGACTGGAAGATAGAGTAGATTGGAAAGAAACAGCGCGCAAAAATGCGATAGCAATGCCAGAGTTTTTTAATAAATCGCATAGAGCTAATAAGTATGTAGTTGTTGGGCATTGGCCTGTTGTGAACTATTCTGAAGAAGCCCCGTCTAACAATCCAGTTATTGATAAGGAGAAAAAAATTATTGCAATTGACGGCGGGAATGCGATTAAAGAAGCAGGACAATTAAACGCATTTATCATTCAGAGGAAACTAACAGGTGATACGTTTTCTTATACATATGTAGACTATTTTCCAATTTATGAAGCAACAGCAGAATTTAATGCTGATGCAACAATGCAGGGAGGGGTTACATATCCGTATTATTACATAGAGCCGGTGGAGAAGAGGCGAGATTACACAATATGCAAGCAAAAGGAAACGAATAAATTACTCAATGTGAAAAATGAATATATTAGGCAACGTGAGTCAGGTGAATACACAGTGAAAACCGATATTTCTTGTGCGCAAATAGGTGTTAGAAAAGGGGATATTGTTTCTCTCATTGATGGTAGCTGCGCAGGGTATGATTTAATTAAAAAAAATGGAGTAGAAGGCTGGATAGAGAAAGGGATTCTACTTGAGATAAATAAGAAGGAAAGTAAAATATTGAGCTGA
- a CDS encoding GNAT family N-acetyltransferase, whose protein sequence is MQNVIKKGNKVTIRTIEESDIKTLWSLVFKEENPEWKKWDAPYFPYSMQEYAPYKEKMLTRLQEEPLSNLIIENNDQIIGTVGFYWEHKPTRWLEMGIVIYDPTYWNGGYGTEALTLYRDLLFEKMEIGRVGLTTWSGNERMMKVAEKIGMTLEGRMRKCRYYNGTYYDSIRMGMIREEWEAIYVTKG, encoded by the coding sequence ATGCAAAACGTTATAAAAAAGGGGAACAAAGTTACAATTCGTACAATTGAAGAATCAGATATAAAAACATTATGGAGCCTCGTATTTAAAGAAGAAAATCCAGAATGGAAGAAGTGGGACGCGCCATATTTCCCTTACTCAATGCAAGAATACGCACCTTATAAAGAAAAGATGTTAACTCGTTTACAAGAAGAACCTCTATCAAATTTAATTATAGAAAATAACGATCAAATTATAGGTACAGTCGGATTTTATTGGGAACATAAACCGACGCGTTGGTTGGAGATGGGAATTGTTATTTATGATCCAACATACTGGAATGGTGGCTACGGTACAGAAGCATTAACATTATATCGAGATTTATTATTTGAAAAGATGGAGATTGGTAGAGTAGGGCTCACGACGTGGTCTGGTAATGAACGAATGATGAAAGTAGCTGAGAAAATAGGAATGACTTTAGAAGGTAGAATGCGCAAATGCCGATATTATAACGGAACATACTATGATTCTATTCGAATGGGAATGATTCGTGAAGAATGGGAAGCGATATATGTAACGAAGGGGTGA
- a CDS encoding 2'-5' RNA ligase family protein yields MYAIIATFDSVFINKIIELQNELTNIIESNQLAGVEPHITLADYKELDVNLYTKKLEEFVAIQEKMAAVTFSSVGTFPTNGTIFLAPTITDELLTLHHSYHDHFQAFHNNPNSYYVPGKWVPHCTIANHLNSTQFLSAMEYIYGNFDVKTASIEKLKLIKVNYENGSAVSSSIVAEYNLKRMETSR; encoded by the coding sequence ATGTACGCTATTATTGCAACATTTGATAGTGTGTTTATTAATAAGATTATAGAATTGCAAAATGAACTAACGAATATAATAGAGTCAAATCAATTAGCGGGAGTAGAACCGCATATCACACTTGCGGACTATAAGGAGTTAGATGTTAATTTATATACTAAGAAATTAGAGGAGTTTGTAGCTATTCAAGAGAAAATGGCTGCAGTGACTTTTTCTTCTGTTGGAACTTTTCCTACAAACGGAACGATTTTTCTAGCGCCGACTATTACCGATGAATTGTTAACACTTCATCATTCTTATCATGATCATTTCCAAGCTTTTCATAATAATCCAAATTCATATTATGTACCGGGCAAATGGGTTCCGCATTGTACGATAGCGAATCATTTGAACTCGACTCAGTTTTTAAGCGCAATGGAGTATATATATGGGAATTTTGATGTTAAAACAGCTTCGATTGAAAAGTTAAAATTAATTAAGGTAAATTATGAAAATGGTTCTGCCGTTTCTTCTAGTATAGTAGCAGAATATAATTTAAAGAGAATGGAGACATCGAGATGA
- a CDS encoding GNAT family N-acetyltransferase — MTYVIREMKQEDIHAVQTVAKVAWHDTYEGIIPRKIQDSFLDEAYSDEKMKYRLKNTHLFVAEEEGEVIGFANFSPVRLQNEAELGAIYLLPDQQGKGIGSALLQKGITVLKGIRKLYIHVEAANEKGKHFYEAKGFAELEQFEEDFEGHLMQTVRMVLYI; from the coding sequence ATGACATATGTAATTAGAGAAATGAAGCAAGAAGATATTCATGCTGTACAAACAGTAGCGAAAGTAGCTTGGCATGATACATATGAAGGCATTATTCCGAGAAAGATTCAAGACAGTTTTTTAGACGAGGCATATTCTGATGAAAAAATGAAATATCGTCTTAAAAATACACATTTATTCGTTGCGGAGGAAGAGGGAGAAGTAATAGGATTTGCTAATTTTTCACCAGTTAGATTGCAAAACGAAGCAGAATTAGGTGCGATTTATTTGTTACCAGATCAGCAAGGGAAAGGGATAGGAAGTGCTTTATTACAAAAAGGAATAACGGTATTAAAAGGAATTCGGAAACTATACATTCATGTAGAAGCAGCAAATGAAAAAGGTAAACATTTTTATGAAGCGAAAGGTTTTGCTGAATTAGAGCAATTTGAAGAAGACTTTGAAGGACATTTGATGCAGACAGTAAGGATGGTTTTATACATATAA
- a CDS encoding cupin, whose translation MKIFDFSEKAGKRISVFQSNFIMSKIVNHQGNVHIGAMHLQENGIIGYHEAVVSQLLLIMDGEGYVCGADKEKVKIRAGQAVFWEKGEFHETSTEHGLLAIIMEAENLEQSIVMPIKDGGCEK comes from the coding sequence GTGAAGATTTTTGATTTTAGTGAAAAAGCGGGAAAGCGCATATCAGTATTTCAATCTAATTTCATAATGTCGAAAATAGTAAACCACCAAGGGAATGTACATATCGGTGCTATGCATTTACAAGAGAATGGAATAATTGGATATCATGAAGCAGTTGTATCACAGCTGCTTCTTATTATGGACGGAGAAGGATATGTGTGTGGGGCAGATAAAGAAAAAGTAAAGATAAGAGCTGGACAAGCTGTGTTTTGGGAGAAAGGAGAGTTTCATGAGACGAGTACAGAACATGGATTACTGGCAATTATTATGGAAGCGGAGAATCTTGAACAATCGATAGTAATGCCTATTAAGGATGGGGGTTGTGAAAAATGA
- a CDS encoding GNAT family N-acetyltransferase, translating to MIIKANQEDTSKILKYAAQSLFEGTRGNCQLSTEKAIEITKPIVEKGACYLVIKEENKILGWILIGENTDYFSREKLGFIYELYVFSEYRGRGISRELMEAGIKELKEKYSEIRLNVFAGNFAKEMYEELGFVERQVIMTLK from the coding sequence ATGATAATAAAGGCGAATCAAGAAGATACAAGTAAAATATTAAAATATGCAGCCCAATCGCTTTTTGAAGGGACGAGAGGGAATTGCCAATTAAGTACAGAGAAAGCGATTGAAATTACAAAACCAATAGTAGAAAAGGGAGCATGTTATTTAGTCATTAAAGAAGAAAATAAAATATTAGGGTGGATATTAATAGGGGAAAATACTGACTATTTTTCTCGTGAAAAACTTGGATTTATATATGAGCTATACGTTTTTTCAGAGTATCGAGGGAGAGGGATATCACGAGAACTGATGGAGGCCGGTATTAAGGAATTGAAGGAGAAATATTCAGAAATTCGATTAAATGTATTTGCTGGGAATTTTGCGAAAGAGATGTACGAAGAACTTGGGTTTGTTGAAAGACAGGTAATTATGACTTTGAAGTGA
- a CDS encoding WXG100 family type VII secretion target, whose translation MAGQIRMSPEELKSKATRYGQGANQIEDILRQLQNLQNELRGEWEGRAFEGFDQQFNQLKPKVQNFAQLLQEINMQLNKTAEAVARHDEDLSRNFGLQ comes from the coding sequence ATGGCAGGACAAATTCGTATGTCACCAGAGGAGCTTAAATCAAAAGCGACTCGATATGGACAAGGTGCAAATCAAATTGAGGACATCTTACGTCAGCTACAAAACTTACAAAATGAATTAAGAGGAGAATGGGAAGGTCGTGCTTTTGAAGGCTTTGATCAACAGTTCAATCAATTAAAACCAAAAGTACAAAACTTCGCACAGCTATTACAAGAAATTAATATGCAGCTTAATAAAACTGCAGAGGCTGTTGCTAGACATGACGAAGATCTTTCTCGTAATTTCGGTCTACAATAA
- the esaA gene encoding type VII secretion protein EsaA, whose amino-acid sequence MKKFRWSILLFIILALVLSTGVSYLALNQNVKKANENTTPKMTVALVNEDQGTVFEGNKIAFGDQFVKNVNKNTKQEWYVVSRGVAENGLKNNNYNMMIVIPNDFSRKAVAIDSELPEKLTLNYKVNATGNNDLKAEAENTASTILEDFNKQIIDVYFASIIGKLQGAQDNIGKIIEKGNVQTTMYKKDVHSPLANYTNQFKTVQDYTGVSVNSFKGFQDVLKGFGQVLDEGNKSNNTYLEGFNNFQKMQSDNNLLANNFTSQFNQYMSEMNTGDVLKQLGALESANKVITNQFTLSEKEPNILADASAIQKHLTDVKKQVSEYDTELAGKLESDIQETVIKKLKQSMSNDGKQEIFINTLMKQPDVRIKNQIENLIAKLPSLNMEEIVQSDLPDTTKLQLQNVIQFTNKYNKENNFNYDPVNKISLGNAIKEVKDKLYTEGITFSDTAKVIKMESSQTLKINIPEEFKLDGSTEALHIDDVDRTSDFLQSEAGEITIAPRNEGDIKISLHVKLKDPNINIDVFSPVMWQWELSGTHKKETSPEKEDKGTQTENSKVENVVHKSQYGIMPLVHNAKKPIIKKMENTTGNNGGNPGGGTGKDNGTGGNPGGGTGTDNGTGGNPGGGTGTDNGTGGNPGGGTGTDNGTGGNPGGGPGTDNGTGGSPGDGTGTGNGTGGNPGGGTGTDNGTGGNPGGGTGTDNGTGGNPGGGTGTDNGTGGNPGGGTGTDNGTGGNPGGEPGTDNGKVIESTTNQVVHQKSEELTKNISSVLIKEAVDTVESYQSLISLYEMYYGIDLRTQDVGPKLEEGSLDAIATEQSLYYVLNKQSLIDLISNLVSSGITAEVKQDMTGLKQKIDSYQQFITSADQNSMLLAEKLNVTTQQATSMNENLGEYLKGLAKWRESSLKLVEEQQVLTTNNTGEQTAVLSLDSGIKSLMSQSQSLVESSKHSLATSDDVYKTFDQINGQAKEIQDSGTTIVSKADSLLNDFTKKMDDDKTFSKNFTKILANSRIGDRQNEMLYQFLSSPVQKQNDGVIVAGNAFTPYLIVLTCFIVALFTAYAIANQEKKRTQLDHFEEKFSLIDMNVPTTVVAFGISIVEGISIGIISGRLLQFGQDQSLLWIAFITIIMMAFVLVSTYLLRQIKMVGMFILLVFLSMYLFLTEAVGSKVDQMSSVGKVRQFSPLQYIESFLNDFISGKDTGKVIFIVLFVIAIIGLVSNLFVWHKKWEEKEVNDQTMEHSG is encoded by the coding sequence GTGAAAAAGTTTAGATGGAGCATCTTGTTGTTTATTATTTTAGCTCTTGTACTATCAACAGGGGTCTCCTATTTAGCATTAAATCAAAATGTTAAGAAAGCTAATGAGAATACTACACCAAAAATGACAGTTGCGTTGGTAAATGAAGATCAGGGCACTGTATTTGAGGGCAATAAAATAGCGTTTGGAGATCAATTTGTTAAAAATGTAAATAAAAATACGAAACAAGAATGGTACGTAGTTAGTCGTGGAGTAGCAGAAAATGGTTTGAAAAATAATAATTACAACATGATGATTGTTATACCAAACGATTTTTCTAGGAAAGCAGTTGCGATTGATTCAGAACTACCAGAGAAATTAACGTTAAACTACAAAGTAAATGCAACTGGGAATAACGATTTGAAAGCTGAGGCTGAGAATACGGCGTCTACAATTTTAGAAGATTTCAATAAGCAAATCATCGACGTTTATTTTGCAAGTATTATCGGTAAGTTGCAAGGTGCACAAGATAATATAGGGAAAATAATTGAAAAAGGAAACGTTCAAACAACTATGTACAAAAAAGATGTACATAGTCCTTTAGCAAATTACACAAATCAATTTAAAACAGTGCAAGATTATACTGGGGTTTCTGTTAATAGTTTTAAAGGATTTCAGGATGTATTAAAAGGTTTCGGTCAAGTGTTAGATGAAGGGAATAAATCTAACAATACTTACTTAGAAGGGTTTAATAACTTCCAAAAAATGCAATCTGATAATAATCTGTTAGCGAATAATTTTACGAGTCAATTTAATCAATACATGAGTGAAATGAATACAGGCGATGTTTTAAAGCAGTTAGGTGCATTGGAATCTGCTAATAAAGTGATTACAAATCAATTTACGCTTTCAGAGAAAGAACCAAATATTTTAGCTGATGCTTCAGCAATTCAAAAACATTTAACAGATGTAAAAAAACAAGTGTCAGAATATGATACAGAACTTGCAGGAAAGTTAGAAAGTGATATTCAAGAGACGGTAATTAAAAAGTTAAAGCAATCTATGTCGAACGATGGAAAGCAAGAGATCTTTATAAATACATTAATGAAACAACCAGACGTTCGAATAAAGAACCAAATCGAAAATTTAATTGCGAAATTACCTAGTTTAAACATGGAAGAAATCGTTCAAAGTGATTTGCCAGATACAACGAAATTACAATTGCAAAATGTAATCCAATTTACAAATAAATATAATAAAGAAAATAACTTTAATTATGATCCTGTAAATAAAATCTCTTTAGGAAACGCTATTAAAGAAGTAAAGGATAAACTTTATACAGAGGGAATTACATTTAGTGATACGGCGAAAGTAATTAAAATGGAATCTTCACAAACTTTGAAGATAAATATTCCAGAAGAATTTAAACTAGATGGAAGTACAGAAGCTTTACATATTGATGATGTGGATCGTACAAGTGACTTTCTTCAAAGCGAAGCAGGAGAAATTACAATAGCTCCTCGTAATGAAGGGGATATAAAGATTAGCTTGCATGTAAAGTTAAAAGATCCAAACATCAATATAGATGTTTTCTCTCCTGTAATGTGGCAGTGGGAATTGAGTGGGACTCATAAAAAAGAAACTAGTCCTGAAAAAGAAGATAAAGGAACACAAACTGAAAACAGCAAGGTGGAAAATGTGGTTCATAAATCACAGTATGGCATAATGCCGTTAGTACACAATGCTAAAAAGCCTATTATCAAAAAAATGGAAAACACAACAGGGAATAATGGAGGAAACCCAGGAGGCGGAACAGGGAAAGATAACGGAACCGGAGGAAACCCAGGAGGCGGAACGGGAACAGATAACGGAACTGGAGGAAACCCAGGAGGCGGAACGGGAACAGACAACGGAACCGGAGGAAACCCAGGAGGCGGAACGGGAACAGACAACGGAACCGGAGGAAACCCAGGAGGCGGACCGGGAACAGATAACGGAACCGGAGGAAGCCCAGGAGACGGAACAGGAACAGGTAACGGAACTGGAGGAAACCCAGGAGGCGGAACGGGGACAGACAACGGAACCGGAGGAAACCCAGGAGGCGGAACGGGGACAGATAACGGAACCGGAGGAAATCCAGGAGGCGGAACGGGGACAGACAACGGAACCGGAGGAAACCCAGGAGGCGGAACGGGGACAGATAACGGAACCGGAGGAAATCCAGGAGGCGAACCGGGAACAGATAACGGTAAAGTTATTGAAAGTACAACGAATCAAGTTGTACATCAAAAATCAGAAGAATTAACAAAAAATATATCTAGTGTATTAATAAAAGAAGCAGTAGATACAGTTGAAAGTTATCAAAGTTTAATTAGTTTATACGAAATGTATTATGGGATTGATTTAAGAACGCAAGATGTAGGTCCTAAGCTAGAAGAGGGAAGTTTAGATGCAATTGCAACTGAACAATCTTTGTACTACGTATTAAATAAACAAAGCTTAATTGATTTAATTTCAAACCTAGTTTCATCAGGTATTACGGCAGAAGTTAAGCAAGATATGACAGGTTTAAAGCAAAAAATAGACTCTTATCAACAATTCATTACTAGTGCGGATCAAAATTCAATGTTACTAGCAGAGAAATTAAATGTAACGACGCAACAAGCAACTAGTATGAATGAAAATTTAGGGGAATATTTAAAAGGTTTAGCGAAATGGCGTGAGAGTAGCTTAAAGCTAGTTGAAGAACAGCAAGTGCTAACAACAAATAATACTGGTGAGCAAACAGCCGTTTTATCGTTAGATTCTGGTATTAAATCATTAATGTCACAAAGTCAGTCATTGGTCGAGAGTTCGAAGCATAGTTTAGCAACTTCAGACGATGTTTATAAAACATTTGATCAAATTAATGGACAAGCAAAAGAAATTCAAGACAGCGGAACGACAATTGTTTCAAAAGCTGATTCATTATTAAATGACTTTACGAAGAAAATGGACGATGATAAAACATTCTCCAAAAACTTTACTAAAATTTTGGCTAATAGCCGAATTGGTGATCGCCAAAATGAAATGTTATATCAATTTTTATCTAGTCCAGTTCAGAAACAAAATGATGGAGTCATTGTAGCTGGTAATGCTTTTACACCATATTTAATCGTATTAACTTGTTTTATTGTTGCGTTATTTACAGCATACGCAATTGCGAATCAAGAAAAGAAACGAACGCAATTAGATCATTTTGAAGAGAAATTCTCATTAATTGATATGAATGTCCCAACTACAGTAGTAGCATTCGGTATATCAATTGTGGAAGGGATTAGTATAGGTATCATTTCTGGACGTCTTTTACAGTTTGGTCAGGATCAAAGTTTACTATGGATTGCGTTTATCACAATCATTATGATGGCGTTTGTATTGGTTTCAACATATTTATTGCGACAAATAAAAATGGTAGGGATGTTTATCCTATTAGTATTTTTAAGTATGTACCTATTTTTAACTGAAGCAGTTGGAAGTAAAGTAGATCAAATGTCATCAGTTGGAAAGGTACGTCAATTTTCACCACTTCAGTATATAGAAAGTTTTCTAAATGATTTTATTAGCGGTAAAGATACGGGGAAAGTTATTTTTATCGTATTGTTTGTAATTGCCATTATAGGGTTAGTTAGTAATCTATTTGTATGGCATAAGAAATGGGAGGAAAAAGAAGTAAATGATCAAACAATGGAGCATAGTGGCTAA
- the essA gene encoding type VII secretion protein EssA, whose product MIKQWSIVAKLSFLSILLLFVALPIRSAADSYLGDDGKIKFKVDRIEESDQEKNKEEHKETELDKASIELFSKDIEEEIQKKKKKEQKDMEALRDSLFIKQKENNSVKDMKNSLFSSEYVVRKSADEVASNETMNEKPIGTTIILLFGGGIVLICIGIYTVLRKSWR is encoded by the coding sequence ATGATCAAACAATGGAGCATAGTGGCTAAGTTATCATTTCTCTCTATCCTTTTACTGTTTGTCGCGCTACCGATAAGGAGCGCGGCGGACAGTTATCTTGGTGATGATGGGAAGATTAAGTTTAAAGTGGATCGAATTGAAGAAAGCGACCAAGAAAAAAATAAAGAAGAACATAAGGAAACAGAATTAGATAAAGCATCAATTGAGTTATTTAGCAAAGACATAGAAGAAGAAATTCAGAAAAAGAAAAAGAAAGAACAAAAAGATATGGAAGCTTTACGAGATTCTCTTTTTATAAAACAAAAAGAAAATAATAGTGTGAAAGATATGAAAAATAGTTTGTTTAGCAGTGAATACGTTGTGAGAAAAAGTGCAGATGAAGTAGCGAGTAATGAAACAATGAACGAAAAGCCAATTGGTACAACAATCATATTATTATTTGGTGGTGGCATTGTACTTATTTGCATCGGTATTTATACGGTTCTTCGCAAAAGTTGGAGGTAA
- a CDS encoding EsaB/YukD family protein — MAIQTHINVTVDFSKWNGNTYDLRIPNHQSIKYLLKNLLDTLKIDDHEGSHFVMKVKNKSIVLTDNDRLIDHQITDGDILQVL; from the coding sequence ATGGCGATACAAACGCATATTAATGTAACGGTAGATTTTAGTAAATGGAATGGAAATACATATGATTTACGTATTCCGAATCATCAATCTATTAAATATTTATTGAAAAACTTATTAGATACGCTAAAGATTGATGATCATGAAGGTTCACATTTTGTAATGAAAGTGAAAAATAAGTCAATTGTTTTAACAGATAATGATCGTTTAATTGATCACCAAATAACAGACGGAGATATTTTACAAGTTTTATAA